The genomic region ACTTCAAAGTGTATGAAGTACAACTTGCAATTGGTAAGTTCCTTTGAGACAATGATACTCAAGTATTGAAATTTGTTTGTCTGCACAGCTCTTGAAGGTTCAGGGGCCCAGCTGCCCTCTGCCTCTCACACACTACTTTGATAAAACAGATTGAGCAATTCAGATCTTCACAATCCAGGAAGAAATTCAGATGTGAAGAACCTTGTGCCTTTGGGTTTTTGTGGCTCTGCAAGTTGATGAACTTCTTCTTCAATGACTTTCTAATTAATGGTGGAAATTGGTTGGAATTATGGAGTTTGGGATACAAGAATGTCTCACCCCCAATATGAGGTGAGCCAAGACCCTTCCAGATTTAGTCTTGAGATCATATTTCTTCATCACCACTACCACTGCAAATCAActgagagtgctgttgtactcagatCCTACTTGCAAGAGTTCcaataggccactgtgagaacaggatgctggaatacatGGGTTCTTTCCTGATCCAGAAGGTGTTTATGTCTttaatcacagagcctagggcctgccaatcagaaggtcggcggtttgaatccccacgatagcgtgagctcccgttgctcagtccctgctcctgccaacctagctgttcgaaagcacgtcaaagtgcaagtagataaataggtaccgctccggcgggaaggtaaacggcgtttccgtgcgctgctctggttcaccagaagcggcttaatcatgctggccacatgacccggaagctgtacgccggctccctcggccaataaagcgagatgagcactgcaaccccagagtcgtccatgactggacctaatggtcagcggtccctttacctttaccaggtccCCTTGCACCTGGGATGCTGCTGTTGCAGTACTTCAGGTGTGAGTAGGAATGAGAGACCTTTATGCTGCTGTTCCACTGTCATGTAAGTTTGGGAGAAGACAGAGGTGTATCAGGAAAGGGATTTCATTGTTAGTTTAGGAGTCAGAAAATCCCACTAAATTGAGACTGTAAGTGGACTCTAATTGTTGTGGGTTTTATGTCATGAGACACACCTGAGTACCTCGGTGATGCACATTTGACAGTGGGGGAGGGATGAGGAAAGTTCTACACCAATGGGGTGGCCTCCTTTTTTTGCATATTTTCACTGAAATTCCAAACATTATCAGTAAAAATTAGTAAGGATGGTACCCATTTTAGTGCAGACCTAGTATATAGCTTTCTAATAGGCTGTCTAGATAAATGTATGAGAAAATTATTTGCAAATCAATTGGTGAATGCAAATATGGTAATAGGGAGGGAAATCAATGACACCTTCTCATTGAAACCAGCTTCTAAATATGTTCATTACAGGAACAAACGTTTCAGAGGGCAGAAGGCTGGCTATCCTGTTACATTAGTAAATTGTGCTGGATGGTAATGAAATATCATTATGTCATTCACTTcgagtttgtgtgtgtattttaaagtgATCCGCAGGCCTTCAACTTGGCATCTCTCAAATTCTGCCCCCTCTCTTTTCCCTGTGAATTCCTTGCTGGGTTGAAAGAGGACCTTATTAGAAAATTTCGTCTAAAGTGGATGCCACATGCTGGGCTTCTCTATTTGTTTGAAGTTCGAAGAAAGTCATGGTTCggtgcaaaagagttttgtgaGGAGGAAAAGTCCTGGCTGACATTTGTTGAAGATGCTCGTGTGGAGGTAGGTACAACACCAGGAAACTCGCTATAATGATCTCTAGCAGGCAAGCAGCCTGATAAGCAGCAAGGACTCTCCATCAATTTTATATAAgtttatatataaacacacacacacccagagcaTGGTGTTCTGCCTGCTCTCATTAACCTTAGTTGCTCAGTCTGACTGATTGTCCCTTGCCCAACAGGAAGAACGCCAAAATCCCGCCTTTCGTCTCCTTTCCTTCCATTGCTATCCGATCTTCTCCAATGTCCTCGTTTGAGGACTGCAGGGCTGGCTCTTCCCCAGAAGACTCAGCCTCCAACACTGGCTTATCTGGTGGTTGCATGGCAATGCTTTGGTCAACTTCTcactcttcctctccttgggagctAACTGCTTCTTCCCAGGAAAGGAGGGGGGCCGGGCTGTTCTGTCCAAAATCAGACAGACAGCTCCCATCTGCAGAGTCAGCCCTTTGCTCACTCAAGTCAATTTGTGAGGCTGACTCTTCCACTGTGCTTTGGGCGGACCACATTCCTGACACTCTCTTGAAATTAACTGATTTGAAGCCTTTTGGGTGCCTATAAAAGTTCTCTGGCAACCTCCACATACAGTACTAGTGCATGAACATCttacttccccctctttctccatGAGCAGAAAGATGTCGTGGGGCACTCTTGAATGAATTGTGATCTAGTGAAGGGAGAGTACTGGgtgcttgctttgctttttttttcctAGCAGGGGAGGTAGTATCTATTAAGAAATGTACAAGTAAAGCAGGTGGAAACCATCAGGCATGGCACTAGAGAGGCAGTCTTTAAATTGTATCAGTCCCCACAAATGAGGAGGTTTTAGGCCAGCAAAAGGCACAGAAGAGGATCTGGGATTTGCAGGCCCAGTGGTGAGTcaagaaaggagggagaaagggctTGCCAGAAGGTGGTTATATTGCAAGCTCTGTTGTTAAGAGACAGGATCTAATGATGAAAGGAGTACCCAACCTCACAGAGTAAAGGACTCTGAAGATCCTTGGCATCTTGAGAGAGTACTCTCCTGTGTGCACTCAGCTTAAGGGTTCAGATTCTAGGCTGACTGATtatccttctgttccttctctagCTGAGTTTTTACTGTTACCATGTTTTTAGCAAgttgtgtggggtttttaaacTGAGCTTTAGTATTCTAGAACGCGGGGGCTCTCCTTCTAGGCTGTGAAGCAATGGTTCCTAAATTGAAACTCATGTCAGGCTGACTTTTGCCCCTGGGTTGGGGTTTGCCCATCCTTGATTTAGTTGCAAGGTGTAGGAGGCAGAGCCCATCTCTGTGGTGCAACTTCCCGCTGTCAATTCACCTTTCACTCCTgttaaacatctggaggagcctCTTGTCTTCCAGAGAAGATACATTGTCtggaaataatttgaaaggggGTTCTGGTTCCTCATTTCTAGGAAAGACTCTGGTTGTGCTTTCTGCAGGAGTTTCtagaaaaagaaacagaatttgcACATGAAGATTCCTGGATTGGACTCCATCATGAGAATGGACAATGGAAATGGCATCATGGCCCAAATGTAGTAAACACGTAAGTGTGAACAAAAATTCTTTACTTTTCATATTGTAGAAACTTTGTCGGGAATTCACGGGTGACAGATTAATCATAGGTATGATGGAGAAGCAAGTTCACTATATTCAGAGTCAGTGGACCTCAGTTTCTCTGACTCTTTCCAAAAAACCCACTTTTTTCAGATGGAGTCAGGATTAATAAACTATTTTGAAAATGTTGGGGTTGAAATATAGCATTGTAAAATTCTTAAATAAGCAGATGGACTTCATTGCAGTTTCCTGAGCATGGTATTGTGTATTCCAAGCAATGCACTCATTCTTTGCCGTTTTGTGTGAGAAATAACTTGCAGGAGCAAACAATAGAGAGGGAAACTACCCCCCATAatacttttcttttctgctgATGGACAAAATCTGAAAAAATACAAACAATGCACTACAATTATGAGTAGCTGGCAATCTTGAGGTAGAAAGCAAGAGTgagacagaactgagctgaatatCTCATTAATGCTAGAAAAAAGTAGACATCCAGCATGCATGCATTAGTTTCAGTTGATGGGTTTCTGACTGCTGCCTTTTGCTTTCAGTTATTGGATGCATGGTCAGCCTgacaaaataaaagaagaacCCTGTGTCATATTAAAATCACATTGTTCCAGAACAACTAAATGTTGGGAAAACATTCCCTGCAATGTAGAAAAACGGTGGATATGTAAGAAGATGCCTGATAAAAGATGGTATACGGTAAAACCTTGATAAAACTGGATTCTGTGGTCTCTATGCTAAAAGCAATGGATCAgtctcccccttaaaaaaatcaGCAATCCAGATTATGGAATTGGGGCATGGAAGAGCTCAACTCTCTGCCATCAACAGCTGAAAGCACCTTAGCAGTCCTGTTTCCTCAAGACTAGAAAAAGAGACCTTAATTTGCAACCTCAAAGATCTGAGCCTCCAAGAAAATGAAGTGTGGGAGAGTTTGGTCAAAACCAGCTTCTGTACTTCCAATAAATTAATTTGGTATAATCGTTGCTTTGTATTCTCCTTGCACAAGGCACCACTTCAAGTCAAGGATCTCTGCTCTGAAAATATTCAGACCATCCTCAAATCTGTGGTGAAGTGGGTTGGCTGGGATAGTCAGTTCTGCTCAGTGGCACTAATTCCCAGGAAAATGAGTAAAGTGTAGCAGCCTCAGTGATTTCTCTACCAATAGCTGCCTGTCTGTCAGAGTTCTTGGAGAAGAACATTGGCTGTGTTTTTTGCTTTCTGAGGTTCATATGTTCTATCTTTCTGTTCTTTCCTTCCTTATTCCAGACCAGCCCTTTCCTAAAATTAAGGTAACTCTCTTGCATGCCATACTTTTTCCTTCCCTCTTGTTGTGTTGTTTGGGTTTATCTATTATGTAGTGTTCATTATTATGTCTGTTTAGGAGTCTATGGTTGGCCTTACTAGGAAAGCCAAACACTGTAGTCACCAGAgtttcacagaatcatggaatcgcAGGATTGTAGGGTTCAAAGgtacccccaaaggtcatctagtccaatcccctgctatgcaagaatctcaactaaagcgtcAAAAAGTGTCCActgcctcccaagggagaccgttccactgttgaatctcctttcttgtatcttgaagtcattggtttgagtcctaccctccagagcaggagaaaacaagcttgctccaccttgagatatttgaagatgactatcatcttttccaggctaaacatacccaactccttcaaccactcctcataagaaaggcttggtttccagacccttggtcatcttggtcactctcctctgcacaccttccagcttgtcaatatctttcttaaattggcACAGTCCTCCAGGTggaatctgaccaaggcagaacagagcaggactataaattcccttgatctggatactatacttctgttgatgcagcctaaatactattcactttttttgctgctggatcACCCTGTTGacccatgttcagcttgtggtccaccaaaccCCCTGGATCTTATTCCCATATACCACTGGttagccaggtgtcccccacctTATATTTATGTAGCTGGTTCTTCCTAcccaagtgcagaaccttacatttgtccctattttgTCCCACAGTCCTTATCCAGCCAAGCCTCTCATGATCTGCCATTATCTTTTCCTGGAGAACAGAATGTGGAGAGGGTTGCTGGTTTGGTGGAGTCCAACCATCACTTCAGATGGTATTGTCCAAAACCACAGACTTTTTGGGAGGAAGTTGCCATCGTAAAGTTGCCACAATAGCTGCCACTACTTGGATGAACCCTTAGAACTTTCACAGAGTCATAACTACACTTGCCTCTCTCCAGGGAGGGTTAGTCAAGACAGGAGTGTGTCAGGTTGGTGTCACCACTGGAAGGTCCCTCAAGTGACTTCAAGCAGTGGTGTCCAACAACTCACCCGCTCATCGTTCCTGAAGGATGCCCCAACACATGTTCTGCCAGGGACTGTACCTGGTGTTGGACAATATATGTCCAATAATCAATTAATAGACGCACAACATATAATGAACAGAAGCAAATGCGTGTAGGCAacaaaagcaaatacagtggtacctcgattctGGAACGTCTCTGTTGATGAacgttttggaacccgaacgctgaaaacccagaagtaaatgcttccattttttgaACGTGACTCGGAGGTCGAATGGATTCTACTGTGtgtttttttcaattttctcagttGAATTTACAGACAGCCCtttgtacctcagttttcaaatgctTCGGAACTCAAAGGGTCTTTAGGAATGGtttatgttcgagaaccaaggtaccactgtagttaggagTTTTAAAACTGGGGAAGTATAGCATAGGCCTGAAGCACAAGATGTAACACCTGTGCTAGTTAGGGAAAACAGTGGGTGGCCTAGAGATGTGGTGAAGGAAGCATCCTTGGTACAACATACCACAATGCATGAGGTCTCCAAGCTGCTGCCATAAAATCCAGGTATCAATAGGATAAAGACCAATCCCAGTTCAAGATTAAATGTCGACCTCACACTTGTCTtacaaaaaataaaccaaaatgaAAGACGCTTAACTTGTAACTGGGGGTCACTCCTTGATCCTGGGTACAAAAAGACCACATGCCCAGTGGGTGGATGATGACGTGCTGCTAGCAGAAATGTGCTATGCAAATAATACATAACTTTTGTATTTTGGATCCATTATATTTTGTACCTCAGCATtccaaatacagtagtacctcaggttaagaacttaattcgttctggaggtctgttcttaacctgaaactgttcttaacctgatgtaccactttagtggggcctcccactgccgctgccggtgccaccaccgcatgatttctgttctcatcctgaagcaaagttcttaacctgaggtactatttctgggttagcagagtctataacctgaagcgtctgtaacctgaagcgtctgtaacccaaggtaccactgtagaaggctaaaaaatattcagaactaaattgtgcttttaaaTTTCAATTGCTTGCCTGTAGCTGACATggtctcggtagtggtgcccgccctgtggaacgccctcccttcagatgtgaaggaaataagcagctatcttctctttaaaagacatctgaaggcaaccctgtttagggaagttttttatatttaatgctgtattgtttttaacactccattggaagccgcccagagtggctggggaaactcagccagatgggcagggtataaataataaattattattattattctgggtgGAACTGCTGGATTTGAATAGCTGCGAGATAACAGTCCATGTTCCAAATTTAgtctcagaagaagaaaaatccaacAATTTGAGGGATGGGGTGCTCATCCACTTAACTGAAGAAGTTCCCCATAAGTCATTTAGCCCTGCGGTTAAAGGGGACAGAACATGATTGTCATTTGCAGAATTCCAAAGATACTCGTGAAGGTCACTTTTGTGCATGAGAGTACTACGGAGGTGGAGTAAGCAATAACTAAACTAGATATTTTTCTGGACTTCTGCTATATGTGGAATGCTGATTGGCTGCCTACCAGTCCCAATCAGGGAAGAGCAGAAGCTGAATGGGAACTCTGGAATGTTCTGCATCAAAGCGGAAGGTGGTTGGAGCCGTTGAAGGAAGGAACATCTGCAGGAAGAAGCTGAGACGGAGAGAAGACTCCGGAAGGCACCACGGTATccaaaaggggaaaggggatAAGTCACTCGTAGTCAGCTGCCTTTTTCTAAGGCCATTGGTTGTCCTGCCCAATGTGCTGTTTAGCCCAACTGGCAACAGCTGCCCATGATCTCTGGAAAAGAGAGGTCTTTCTAAGGCTTCCTGCTGGAGATCCTGCTgatgggaaatgctgtggacTGAACTGGAGCCTTTTGCATGAAGTATGTCACTAAGCTAGAATTCAGAAGGCCCCAGCTGCCCTATTACAGTGGGACAAAAGCAGTCTGCTTCTCTCCCACTGTATTTTCAGGGAATAGGAAATTCCATGTCTATTAATGAAGTGAGGACAGGATGCCAGAGAGCTTTTCATGTCTACTTCCTTGTATAATAAAGAGCTTGATATGACTGCTCTGTAAACGGTAAGATTTTATTTTAACAGCCTAATCCATTAAATGGTCACTTAGAAGAACTCCAGGATGAGAGACCACTCAAAATGAGGAGATAAGATGGCAGCTAAGAATAAGGTCCTGTCAACAAAAAGAGGTGAGCTTCTGCAGACTGCTACTCTGATTTGGTTTTTGACCACTAAATTCTTTCATAGAAGTTCTGCTAACTGTCTACTCCTTTATATGCTTCTGAACGCAGGATGACATAAGATGCCAATTCAAATGAGCAGTTAAAATGGTGCGAGGCCTGACATTCACAGAACGTAAGCTGTTCCTACTTTTTACTCTTCAGTGCAACACAGGAAGGCAGGGTTTCTGTACCTCTTAGAAGGGAGACCCTGAGCCTTCCTTTCTGCAGAGTTTGGGGCTGATATCTCaactggcacaaaaatggaaccTGGTATCTAAATGGTGGTGAAGACcatcccccatccccaccctggGAACATTTGTGCCAAGTTTGGCAACAATGTTTCAAGAAATGGCAAAACCTATGtaaatcccaattctgtcttccatggcattagctacccctcccagtttggtgtcatctgccaatttgatgagcatctcctcaattccttcatccaagttgtttataaagttgttgaacaacaacgggcccaggacaaaaTCCTGTGGCACTccccttgtcacttttccccagaatgacaaggaacaattaaaaaatagtccagtagcactttagagaccaactaagtttgtacagggtataagcttttgtgtgcatgtacacttcttcagatacactgaaggaGAAGTCACTAGATCCTTATATATCTGCATACTACGGTatctcttgctttttcctgtagaactaattgcagtcgttaacagtcatcaacagtttTCCCATACCCATTAAGTCAATCACCCACCACCCACTAccattctgagaaaaaccccaccccacccacccactgtatataagggtctggtgacttctccttcagtgtatctgaaaatgtgtgcatgcacacgaaagcttatacccagaacaaacttagttggtctactggactattttttaattttttatttcgactgtgtcagaccaacacggcttccTGCCTGAATCAgggaaccattaatgagcactatttcggttcagtcagtcaaccggctacaaatccacctagcagttacctcattcaacccacacTTTACCAGTttcctcacaagaatatcatCGGGAACTTTGTCAaaaaccttactgaaatcaagatacactatgttcacatcattcccctgatccaccaagcttgttactccattaaaaaaaaaaagaaatgagatttgcctTGCAGAGCTGAAAACTGAATTCCTGCAGGATCATCACTGCCTACGATTTTACTCCTGAGCTACAAGTTTTTCAGGGATTTACCCTACTGGGATTTAGCTGCAAGCGCACAATGGATATTTTGTGCCATTGTAGCAAGTTTTAGCTAATGTTCTAGTAAATTATATACTATGTGACCCAACACCACAATGCAGCTTCAAGAACCAGTGTGGCTTCCAGATCCAATGCCGCTTCCAGATCCAATGTGGCTTCCAAATCCAATGTGGCTTCCAGATCTAATGTGGCTTCCAGATCCAATGTCTCTTCCAGATCTAATGTGGCATCCAGGTCAATACTAAAACGCAGACGAAAACCACCTCCCAGAAAAGGTATGTATGCAGCACACATAGAACTGGTTCATAGCCTAGTCGAGGGACACACTGGAAAGGAAAGGTGGAAGAGCAACAGGAGGCGTGGTGGGCAGGCCTGGAGAAAAGCCAGCCGTGCTCTGTCACTCCAACAGGCTCCTTTAGCCAAGCAAACTAGTGCTATGCCAGCCTCAGGCTGTGTTCTTCGCTGATCCACAATGTGGTAAGAATTTACCTCTATAGCACTGCTCCTCACCCAGGTGTGGAGCCAAACCTTTAAATAAGCATGCAACAAAGAGAATCTCAAGCCAAACATCCTGTAGGGACCTCGTTTATTAAAGCTATTTCACAATAGAACAGCCTTCGCTCTGCTGGGAGAGAGGCAGGAGAAGTGTGCTCTGTTGATCCTCATTGATCTCGCACTGCTTTTCACTACCATCAACTATGGTATTCTTCCAGAGGGACTGACTGAGCTGGGATTGGGCGACGCTGCTATGCAATGGTTCTAGTTCTGCTTGGGTCACTGTGCTTGGGGAGTTCTGTTCAGCACCATGGAGCCTTCAGCGCAGGGTTCCTCAAAGTTCGGTTTCATCCCCCATGCAGAGTATGGTCATCCAGATTTTGGAGTGTGTTGTGAGAAATGCTGATGACACAAAGCTCTATCTCCCCTTTACATTTGCAGGTATGTCAGTTGACATACTAGACCGATGCCtggcctcagtaatggactggatgagagccaataaacggaagtttaatccagacaagactgaGGTGCAGtcagtgggtggttccctagacaagatgggtgggatatggcctgttctggatggggttagactccctctgaaggagtacTTCTGGATCCATTACTGTCACTTGaaatgaaaaagcaaaaaagttagCCATGATACTTAagcagattttctttctttttgtccatCAAGGAAAACTCGCTGCTGTTTTGCATGAGATAGAAGAGTTCTTTCTCTCTTCCATTGGTACATTTATTGTAGTGATGCTGTGCCTGGTTCTGTTTTTTGCTGCATTTGGAGCAGTTAGTCTGTGTAAGTCTAGGCTGTGTAGCCTTTAGAGTTATCCTGGTTGGCTTTACATCAGTATGAAGAATACTTTCAAAAGTGTCACCATAATCCAACCACAGTTAAGCCCTTTTATCTCCCATTGATTCCAGTGCGTAAGGTAAGGATGTGGCTAAATCTCACCCATTCAAATAAATGCCTTTTTCTTGCCCCTCAATAACTGCTTAGCTGCTCCAGAGACTTTTTAGGCCAACATTATGAAGCAACCTGGGCAGTCACTTGTCCTACTTGCAACTCCCTGTTCGTCTTTCTTATCTTTGCATGCTGGGTAAGAGCTTGCTTCTCTTAAAGAGACTGTCACAGGTTCTGCAGGATATCTCACGGGCAAACAAAAGAGGTCTTCAAGTCATCTAGGAAGCCATCCTCCCTCTCTGACCTTCTCCCTAGCCCTAGATGAGTAGAAGAAAGTTGTCAAAGGACAGGGAAATCATATTGATTTCTGAGAGCAAtcagatgtttgtgtgtgtctccttTTAAAAGTCTAAGCCCTTCATGTGTTACTTATTCATTTGTGGGATGAATTTAAGGTTCTGGTATTGACCTAGGAAGTCTTCACTGACTTGGATCCCAAGGGTCTGAAGGCCACATTGTCTTGTACAACCTGCTCAGGTCCCTAGATCTTGGACATAGGAGTGGATTGTCTCATTGTCCCACTTTCCATTAGGTGGCATGACAGAAAAGAGCCTTCTGTGTGGTAGCACCCCGATTGTGAAATGTCCTAGCTCTGGAATTATATAATGCATCAACACTTGCCATTTTGGCACCTGGTTAATATCTGTTTGTTTTCCAGATATACTGGTGGGAATATTAGGCGTTTTCTGGGTATTGGTGGGGAATATTAGGTTTTCTGCTTCCAGTGGGAATTTTGAGGGCACGTGGTGGGCTGGGCTGGAGGGGACAGGAGAGAAAGCTTCCTTGTCCATACAGAAGTCAATTTCACCAGTGACACTGCGGCACTGGATATGGCCCTAACTCTGAGCTTTTACTTTATCTCAATTATTTAATGTTGTTACGAGATGTTGTAACCTGGCCTTTATTTATCCACATTGATTTTATTCAATTTATAGACCACCCTTCACAGGGTAATCTACAGGTttcattttaatgcagttttatTACTGGAATGTTACCCACTCTGCTGCCTGATGCTTCATTAAACACTTTTGCTTTGAGATAGGAATAGCCTTAAAAAATTGCTAACACACGGGGAGCCTTGATTCCAAATCAGCCGCAGCAATTCTGGGGTGGAGGTACTGTCGCATCAGCTGACTcaccatttctttcccttctaacTCTTCCATAGATATTCATAAACGGGATCACAAAACACCTGAAATAGATTTAGCAATGAAAATGATCAGGGACTTCATGATCAAAGAGAAACCAtccctccaaggaaggaatggtaaGGAAGGTGTCATAGTCCATACACTTAGGGCCACTCCTTGCCCCTGCTCCAGCAGAGGGTATTGCCCCATAGAAGAGCTTCTTTGCTTTCCACCTGGCcagactcaccagccccactgaagaggccggaggaacattgcCCGGCTGTGGGGTGTGAAGGCCACTCCCTGCAAgaccctttccacctggcctagggggctgggcccacactcaccagccctactATGGTAAATATGTagtctgtagttgacctcctttgtaatgttttattttgaaatctttaagataatattttagttttctgctaTGTTGCattgactgtatactctatatttgactttcttcagattgttttatttttgttttaattaatttaatatgctgtaaaccgcttgagatttttcttaaaaatacaaagcgttatggggggggggtcagatcaATACTCAGCAGATTACAGACCACCCAGAATGCTAGAATGTGGTCAGTCACAAGTTATAGGGAAACAGCCTTTTTATAGAGTTGAACAGCTGTTTGAGATCTCACTGACCTGAATTATCCAAACCTTTCAGATTCTGAAATACTTGATGAAGCTGGGAAGTTAGCAGGTGAATTGCTTATATGGGCTGAGAGAGCAAATGAAGTCCAGTCTGCAATCAGTAAGTTATTCTTTAGATGGTgatgctgagaaatcagaggatAAGGGGAACCCATGTCCTGAAAGCCCCTCATCTGAACAGCTGTTGAAGGTATAAAGGTCCCACCATCCTCTAGAATCTATCCATTCCACTTTGAGAAAAAGACCAAGCAACTCGAGCCTCCAAAATTCAGGGAGAAATTTGGATGAGAGTTTTGTGACTTTGGATTTTTGTGGCTGTGTGAATTGATAAACTCCTCCTTGAATGGATTCCTAATTGGTGGTGGAAGTTGGCTGAATTCTGGTAGTTTGGGATATGAAGACTGAAGTGCCTCACCCTCCATAAGAGGTGAACAGGGACCCCTCCAATGCTTAGACCTCGGGTCATTGTGCCTCAAATTGGGATTTGCTCATTATCACCCCACCACTGTGACTCTCCCCTGCCAACCATTGTCAGCAAGGCAaatgaggaatttgttggaccttatgtagccttattagactttaccgatttgcgggctctgcgttgctcccagacgagaggaaggaagtcaaatgacaccgagggttggttcagagaaagagttctttatttctgctctctggagcagcagaaaggcacttgcgtggtcagtccacagcaagtccaaagaaatgagaaatttcatgcagtatatatatatcctccaggcaccctctccccccttccccaggaatccagccacgtcagcttgtacacgCAGGTTAACATCACAGctgttcctgctccggtactcttaaccataaaagggttttccttcctgtacttctgaccataaaagggtattcctgttcctatactcttatcttggagcaagaggtcaccaactccaagaacacactctggcgctaTTCCCGGGCTAGGTCTGTGTGTCAGAGtgtggtaagataagacccagacatGTCATCCCCactccactggaacagccaaggtcatccaTTGCCATGACtaataaaggagagagctttgtttatatagctatgttcttgttatgcatttgctcaacagctcaagt from Podarcis raffonei isolate rPodRaf1 chromosome 9, rPodRaf1.pri, whole genome shotgun sequence harbors:
- the LOC128420561 gene encoding uncharacterized protein LOC128420561 isoform X1 translates to MVGGLTFTAASKTSVASRSNAASRSNVASRSNVASRSNVSSRSSVASRTRLKRRRKPPPRKGKYAMVLQYITECSVPSLAATTAVVLCLVLFFAAVGVINLYIYEQNKMHLEKRAMKTIRDFMIKREPSLQNKNDSEIFRGAQKLADELVAWNFKVYEVQLAIEDLIRKFRLKWMPHAGLLYLFEVRRKSWFGAKEFCEEEKSWLTFVEDARVEERLWLCFLQEFLEKETEFAHEDSWIGLHHENGQWKWHHGPNVVNTYWMHGQPDKIKEEPCVILKSHCSRTTKCWENIPCNVEKRWICKKMPDKRWYTVKP
- the LOC128420561 gene encoding uncharacterized protein LOC128420561 isoform X7, which encodes MVGGLTFTAASKTSVASRSNAASRSNVASRSNVASRSNVSSRSSVASRTRLKRRRKPPPRKGKYAMVLQYITECSVPSLAATTAVVLCLVLFFAAVGVINLYIYEQNKMHLEKRAMKTIRDFMIKREPSLQNKNDSEIFRGAQKLADELVAWNFKVYEVQLAIEDLIRKFRLKWMPHAGLLYLFEVRRKSWFGAKEFCEEEKSWLTFVEDARVEEFLEKETEFAHEDSWIGLHHENGQWKWHHGPNVVNTYWMHGQPDKIKEEPCVILKSHCSRTTKCWENIPCNVEKRWICKKMPDKRWYTVKP
- the LOC128420561 gene encoding uncharacterized protein LOC128420561 isoform X3 encodes the protein MVRGLTFTEPSRTSVASRSNAASRSNVASKSNVASRSNVASRSNVSSRSNVASRSILKRRRKPPPRKGKLAAVLHEIEEFFLSSIGTFIVVMLCLVLFFAAFGAVSLYIHKRDHKTPEIDLAMKMIRDFMIKEKPSLQGRNDSEILDEAGKLAGELLIWAERANEVQSAINDLTSNHRQKWQPYKEALYLFDEGLVYWHDAERLCENKKSKLIIIQNDKEEQEFLENAIKNEQHDFWIGLYYMGRWKWIDETALLRGYWVVGKPDDLHNKRACGIKAKCTTPLRCWENFPRLDQKRSICKKKPDKRWFN
- the LOC128420561 gene encoding uncharacterized protein LOC128420561 isoform X6; translated protein: MVRGLTFTEPSRTSVASRSNAASRSNVASKSNVASRSNVASRSNVSSRSNVASRSILKRRRKPPPRKGKLAAVLHEIEEFFLSSIGTFIVVMLCLVLFFAAFGAVSLYIHKRDHKTPEIDLAMKMIRDFMIKEKPSLQGRNDSEILDEAGKLAGELLIWAERANEVQSAINDLTSNHRQKWQPYKEALYLFDEGLVYWHDAERLCENKKSKLIIIQNDKEEEFLENAIKNEQHDFWIGLYYMGRWKWIDETALLRGYWVVGKPDDLHNKRACGIKAKCTTPLRCWENFPRLDQKRSICKKKPDKRWFN